In the genome of Oncorhynchus mykiss isolate Arlee chromosome 18, USDA_OmykA_1.1, whole genome shotgun sequence, one region contains:
- the LOC118941030 gene encoding zinc finger protein 354A-like isoform X4, whose translation MSAVMWQVVGRRRLEHYGKLEDFVCLVTETVPELLTDRQRALLLLGLRAKQMSQEGIVEDVAPELIQTHLDRIQSICLTKSSDKAFEDAKARLMAYTQRSPGDQWTFGQYFNAELESLVCVFLSRLEELLPVPDFKQAASWLDSVPGGVDECLQSIPHSDRLRSVLQSQTCCREHLINRDSSPSQTNLLSSLPVCLPNLMVYCPSADSDRESEPFPEERMDEEGGEEQEKVCIKREDDEKSKVAELIGQDQESANRVAGETETSNLGIMGFIVQSQSIMIIPQPGQHSLAVVSQSAPTVTLPVACRGQTAVNSPSGQSRPSPERNTVPVSSQKPQASPGRYVCIIPESSDKPVECIRVENDTDSPTGESSSSETLPSSVSHNPRRVAHKCPTCGKCFIYRSQVLRHLTTHSRGGRYKCAQCGVGFPTPWSLNDHKRSVCVNATFDCAQCGKRFASLREQYRHRLTHKTNTCFQCGAGFRTQLELTRHHKTHWAQPLHQCCLCGKRFRLLSSLTNHKQTHSSGGGFACTQCERVFGSAKERDAHRQMHRVPKLVCPVCGETFTSQAKLIKHQQTHPVPEGSEGQRYKCRYCEETFTGLTLMRIHQRSHLVDRPHQCDQCEKNFTTLGSLQSHLRTHSEEKPFLCAHCGKRFRTKDGMEGHLRIHTGEKPFHCSYCGKRFTALAGLNVHVRRHTGERPYVCEVCGKAWPSGGDLQKHMRCHTGERPYSCVDCGKTFSISCHLTEHMKTHSGQNQELVVKGIARILAMRPKEFNEVVDTIFMSLREVWRKLLTSAIAFAKSLCKNFHNNTHRLPVIALMLVSIGSRTTSNFLHTGHRDIISSDSGEVDKGTTSQSIPLRGPLI comes from the exons ATGTCTGCGGTCATGTGGCAGGTGGTGGGGCGGCGGCGTTTGGAGCATTATGGGAAGCTGGAGGACTTTGTGTGTTTGGTCACAGAGACAGTTCCAGAACTACTGACTGACAGGCAGAGAGCATTACTGCTTCTAGGCCTCAGagcaaag CAGATGTCCCAGGAGGGGATAGTTGAGGATGTCGCCCCAGAACTCATCCAGACTCACCTGGACAGGATCCAGTCCATCTGTCTGacaaag TCCAGTGACAAGGCCTTTGAGGATGCCAAAGCCAGGCTCATGGCATACACCCAGAGGAGTCCAGGAGATCAATGGACT TTTGGTCAATACTTTAATGCAGAGCTGgagtctctggtgtgtgtgttcctctccagACTGGAGGAGCTGCTGCCAGTACCAGACTTTAAACAG GCTGCTTCCTGGCTTGACTCTGTCCCCGGTGGTGTGGATGAATGTCTGCAGTCTATCCCCCACAGTGACAGGCTGAGGTCTGTGCTGCAGAGCCAAACGTGCTGCCGGGAACACCTGATAAATAGAG ACTCCAGCCCATCCCAGACCAACCTCCTCAGCTCTCTACCTGTTTGTCTTCCAAATTTGATGGTGTACTGTCCCTCTGCCGACTCTGACAGGGAGTCAGAACCCTTCCCTGAGGAAAGgatggatgaagagggaggagaagaacaggagaaGGTCTGCATCAAACGAGAGGACGACGAGAAATCGAAAGTAGCCGAGCTGATTGGTCAAGACCAGGAATCAGCCAATAGAGTGGCAGGGGAAACGGAAACGTCCAACCTAGGGATTATGGGTTTCATTGTTCAGAGCCAATCTATAATGATTATCCCCCAGCCGGGCCAGCACTCTCTTGCTGTCGTCTCCCAGTCTGCACCCACTGTCACCTTGCCTGTGGCCTGCAGGGGGCAGACTGCAGTCAACTCTCCCTCAGGACAGAGCAGGCCCTCGCCAGAGAGGAACACTGTTCCTGTGAGCAGCCAAAAGCCCCAGGCCTCACCGGGGAGGTATGTGTG CATCATCCCAGAGTCGTCTGATAAGCCTGTAGAATGTATTAGGGTGGAGAATGACACAG ACAGCCCCACAGGGGAGTCATCGTCTTCCGAGACGCTCCCGTCTAGCGTATCCCACAATCCCCGGCGTGTTGCCCATAAGTGTCCGACGTGCGGGAAGTGTTTCATCTACCGTTCCCAGGTGCTGCGTCACCTGACCACACACTCGCGAGGCGGCCGCTACAAATGCGCCCAGTGTGGCGTTGGCTTCCCAACGCCCTGGAGCCTGAACGACCATAAGCGCTCTGTGTGTGTCAACGCCACCTTCGACTGCGCACAGTGCGGGAAGCGGTTTGCATCGCTCCGCGAGCAGTACCGCCACCGCCTCACCCACAAGACCAACACCTGTTTTCAATGTGGGGCGGGCTTTAGGACCCAGCTGGAACTGACCCGACACCACAAGACCCACTGGGCCCAGCCACTGCACCAGTGCTGCCTGTGTGGCAAACGCTTCCGCCTCCTCTCTAGCCTGACGAATCACAAGCAGACTCACTCTTCCGGCGGCGGCTTCGCCTGCACCCAGTGCGAGCGTGTGTTCGGCTCGGCGAAGGAGCGCGACGCCCACCGGCAGATGCACCGCGTACCCAAACTCGTCTGTCCTGTTTGCGGCGAGACATTCACCTCGCAGGCCAAACTCATCAAACACCAGCAGACCCATCCGGTCCCAGAGGGGAGCGAGGGCCAGAGGTACAAGTGCCGCTACTGTGAGGAGACGTTTACAGGCCTGACCCTCATGAGGATCCACCAGAGAAGCCATCTTGTGGACAGACCTCATCAATGTGACCAGTGTGAGAAGAACTTCACTACTCTGGGGTCCCTCCAGTCCCACCTCAGAACCCACTCGGAGGAGAAGCCCTTTCTCTGCGCCCACTGCGGCAAGCGCTTCCGGACCAAAGACGGCATGGAGGGACACCTCCGGATCCACACGGGCGAGAAGCCCTTCCACTGCTCCTACTGTGGGAAACGCTTCACGGCGCTCGCCGGGTTGAACGTTCACGTGCGGCGGCACACGGGCGAGAGGCCGTACGTGTGTGAGGTGTGCGGAAAGGCGTGGCCCTCTGGTGGGGACTTGCAGAAACACATGCGCTGTCACACAGGAGAAAGACCTTACAGCTGTGTTGACTGTGGGAAGACATTCTCCATATCCTGTCACCTGACAGAACACATGAAGACACACTCAGGTCAGAACCAGGAGCTTGTAGTTAAAGGGATAGCtcggattttggcaatgaggcccaaagagttcaatgaagttgtggataccatttttatgtctctgcgagAAGTTTggaggaagttgctaactagcgctaTTGCATTTGCTAaatccctgtgtaagaatttccacaacaatacccatagacttccagtcattgcgctaatgctagttagcattggctcgcgaactacctctaacttccttcatactggacacagagacataatatcatctgactctggggaagtagataaagggacaacatcccaaagtatccctttaaggggGCCGTTGATTTAA